The following coding sequences lie in one Zingiber officinale cultivar Zhangliang chromosome 2B, Zo_v1.1, whole genome shotgun sequence genomic window:
- the LOC122046511 gene encoding EEF1A lysine methyltransferase 4-like isoform X2 yields the protein MSSSSHRSECSYGDALYWDDRYLADGTASFDWYQRYPALRPFIRKYVPVSSRVLMVGCGNALMSEDMVMDGYVSISNIDISSVVIEMMIKKYEHIPQLEYMLMDARDMTFFNDESFDCVMDKGTLDSLMCGVDAPLSASRMLEEINRLLRLGGIYMLITYGDPSVRIPYINQPGCNWEITLYILDSSKKCS from the exons ATGTCTTCGTCGTCGCATCGCAGCGAGTGCAGCTACGGGGACGCCCTCTACTGGGACGATCGTTACCTGGCGGACGGCACCGCTTCCTTCGATTGGTACCAGCGCTACCCCGCTCTCCGCCCCTTCATCAGAAAATACGTACCTGTTTCCTCCCGCGTCCTCATGGTCGGCTGCGGCAACGCCC TTATGTCAGAGGATATGGTGATGGATGGTTATGTCAGCATATCAAACATCGATATTTCATCGGTTGTGATAGAAATGATGATAAAGAAGTATGAACATATCCCACAATTGGAAT ACATGCTAATGGATGCAAGGGACATGACCTTCTTTAATGATGAATCATTTGACTGTGTCATGGACAAAG GGACTTTGGATTCTTTAATG TGTGGTGTGGATGCTCCACTCAGTGCCTCCAGGATGCTAGAAGAAATCAACAG gCTTCTAAGACTTGGAGGGATCTATATGTTG ATAACTTATGGTGATCCATCAGTTCGCATTCCTTATATAAATCAACCAGGATGCAATTGGGAAATAACACTGTACATTCTAG